Proteins co-encoded in one Seriola aureovittata isolate HTS-2021-v1 ecotype China chromosome 1, ASM2101889v1, whole genome shotgun sequence genomic window:
- the il17a/f2 gene encoding interleukin 17a/f2 — translation MKPRHSVCTLLVCCSALWVVVSSSSRVKAPPPPPPGCDSMLAFSSEVSSLTEGNGNIHTRSLSPWTWRSSTVKNRIPSTLWEAECSSSFCSSPRPGDTDEHGLNSVPVYQNVLVLTRQEGAGRCFTASFQSVAVGCTCVRAKTSRT, via the exons GTAtgttgcagtgcattgtgggtggtggtctcctcctcctccagggttaaagctcctccccctcctcctcctggatgTGACTCCATGTTGGCGTTCTCCTCAGAGGTCTCCTCCTTAACTGAGGGGAACGGGAACATCCACACAAGATCTCTGTCTCCATGGACCTGGAG GTCATCCACGGTGAAGAACCGGATCCCCTCCACCCTCTGGGAGGCcgagtgcagcagcagcttctgctCCAGTCCCCGCCCTGGAGACACGGACGAGCACGGCCTGAACTCGGTCCCCGTCTACCAGAACGTCCTGGTCCTGACCCGGCAGGAGGGGGCGGGGCGCTGCTTCACCGCCTCCTTCCAGTCTGTGGCCGTCGGCTGCACCTGTGTCAGGGCCAAGACCAGTCGAACCTGA